In Hasllibacter sp. MH4015, the following proteins share a genomic window:
- a CDS encoding relaxase/mobilization nuclease domain-containing protein produces MLIKFFPNGKGAGAGPVGYLVAERVLAYDDNRDLIRDAHGQPVIVTREPVPEVLRGNPDRTEVLIDASRNQWTYRAGVISFADSDDPTEDQQAEVIDQFERLAYAGLDPEQYEVLWVRHRHEGRVELHFCTPRLELTTGKSLNIAPPGYQDAYDSLRDVMNQRHGWADPMDVERAQDVRDTIEAPTRAQGRDKLHAWIKDQIDLGMITDRATIIDALTDAGFDLPRIGKAYITARDPETGERWRLKGEIFHEDWQADPAEREAERGARYDPGRTRRLDLIPAEMLQDRFEEHCGRRAAYHRERYAPVSDRDGELVRDAAEVDPPLADDLTLADRGDGADVDCLDDGRELFLDGAFDALGTDGTGPDTDRAARGDMADPGPIEDAAQDLHNGRETRHLHSDRGGLDDPIDSLGTRLARLRRAVGDGLRGLREGFDRLGETLDRQDRDRTGWLERLRDLAHSFAGRIHEGLERIAERRGELQDAERELAAELDLSESRRREIEGQLDSQEAHAERGLRH; encoded by the coding sequence GTGCTGATCAAGTTCTTCCCCAATGGCAAAGGCGCAGGTGCGGGGCCGGTCGGCTATCTCGTGGCCGAGCGCGTGCTGGCCTATGACGACAATCGCGATCTGATCCGCGATGCCCACGGCCAGCCGGTGATTGTCACCCGCGAGCCGGTGCCCGAGGTTCTACGTGGCAACCCCGACCGCACCGAGGTCCTGATCGACGCCAGCCGCAACCAATGGACCTACCGCGCGGGCGTGATCAGCTTTGCGGACAGCGACGACCCGACCGAGGATCAGCAGGCCGAGGTCATAGACCAGTTCGAGCGGTTGGCCTACGCGGGGCTGGACCCTGAGCAATATGAGGTGCTCTGGGTCCGCCATCGCCACGAAGGCCGGGTCGAGCTGCATTTCTGCACGCCGCGCCTAGAGCTGACGACGGGTAAGAGCCTCAACATCGCGCCGCCGGGCTACCAGGACGCCTATGACAGCCTGCGGGATGTGATGAACCAGCGTCACGGCTGGGCTGACCCGATGGATGTGGAGCGCGCACAGGACGTTCGCGACACCATTGAGGCCCCGACCCGCGCCCAAGGCCGGGACAAGCTGCACGCCTGGATAAAGGACCAGATCGACCTCGGGATGATCACCGACCGCGCCACCATCATCGATGCCCTCACTGACGCAGGCTTCGACCTGCCGCGCATTGGCAAGGCCTACATCACCGCCCGCGACCCGGAAACCGGCGAGCGCTGGCGGCTGAAAGGAGAGATTTTTCATGAAGACTGGCAAGCCGACCCGGCTGAGCGAGAAGCTGAACGCGGAGCTCGATACGATCCGGGCCGAACACGTCGCCTCGATCTCATCCCAGCTGAAATGCTTCAGGATCGATTTGAAGAACATTGTGGGCGCCGCGCAGCATACCATCGCGAGCGATACGCGCCGGTTTCAGACCGAGACGGCGAGCTTGTTCGAGACGCGGCTGAGGTCGATCCGCCTCTGGCTGACGATCTCACCCTGGCTGATCGCGGCGATGGTGCTGACGTGGATTGCCTCGATGATGGCCGCGAGCTTTTTCTGGACGGTGCATTTGACGCGCTCGGAACTGACGGAACTGGGCCTGACACGGATCGAGCGGCCCGAGGGGACATGGCTGATCCTGGACCCATCGAAGACGCGGCTCAGGACCTGCACAATGGGCGGGAGACACGTCACCTGCATTCGGATCGAGGAGGATTAGATGACCCAATTGACAGCCTTGGAACGCGACTTGCTCGCCTGCGTCGAGCGGTTGGTGACGGCCTCAGAGGCCTCCGCGAAGGATTTGACCGCCTTGGAGAGACGCTCGACCGGCAGGATCGAGACCGAACTGGCTGGCTTGAAAGACTGCGTGACCTTGCTCATTCGTTCGCAGGCCGGATCCATGAAGGCCTTGAGCGGATTGCTGAACGACGAGGCGAGCTACAAGACGCTGAACGAGAGCTTGCAGCAGAGCTTGACCTTAGCGAAAGCCGCCGCCGAGAGATCGAGGGACAGCTAGACAGCCAGGAGGCGCATGCGGAAAGGGGGTTGCGGCATTAG
- the mobC gene encoding plasmid mobilization relaxosome protein MobC: MPLTETFVFRCTASEKAQLRAKADAAGLPASTLLREALGLTEARRRKPVPRVDPALVLAVGRIGGNLNQIARWLNHAMKAGRTDLDTLTVARRIVVIERQLAALLDEARRC; the protein is encoded by the coding sequence GTGCCGCTCACCGAGACCTTCGTCTTCCGCTGCACCGCGTCCGAGAAGGCCCAGCTACGCGCCAAGGCCGACGCCGCTGGCCTGCCTGCCTCGACCCTCCTGCGCGAGGCGCTTGGCCTGACTGAGGCCCGTCGCCGCAAGCCCGTCCCACGCGTCGATCCGGCGCTTGTGCTGGCCGTCGGGCGCATCGGCGGCAACCTCAACCAGATCGCGCGTTGGCTGAACCACGCCATGAAGGCCGGGCGCACAGACCTCGATACCCTGACCGTCGCCCGTCGTATCGTGGTGATCGAACGCCAGCTTGCCGCGCTCCTTGATGAGGCGCGGCGGTGCTGA